In the genome of Vibrio ziniensis, the window CAGCAAGATAAAGAACGTGCAATCCCGTATTTACGTGAAGCGGCATCGATGGGTAATTTGAATGCACGAATTCAGCTAGCGGAACTGTTATTAAGAGATTATGGTAGTCCTCTAGATTACGAAGATGCGTATCGTTGGCTGTATAACTCTGCTACGGCGGATCAAAGAGTGCATAGCCGAATTAATATCCTTCGACAAGGATTAGAAATGCGTATGCCTGAAAACATCATCGCGCGTGCTAAACGCAGAGAAACCTTCTGGTAGAACCCTCTAAATTGTAGCTACACCTAAAGTTTGTCCATTCATGCTCAGTTTCTATAATTGAGCATGAACTTCATTCCTTTCTTCACTGAATTTTACCTTTATTCCTTCAAAGATCGTCCAGAGGGACTATCTTATTAGTATTACTCACTTTTTATCCTTAAGCTTAACCACGCAGTAGGATATACTTTAATCCCCCTCTATATAAATAGGTCTACCTATGTCTGATTCGACCCATATTGATCCGTTTGCGGATCGTGAAGCCGATAATTACGAAAATCCGATTCCAAGCCGTGAGTTCATCATCGAGTTTTTGACTCAAGCGAACGTGCCAATGAATCGTAATGATTTGTTTGAAGCATTAAATCTCACCGGTGAAGATCAGTATGAAGGTCTGCGTCGTCGCCTTCGCGCAATGGAGCGAGATGGGCAGTTAGTCTTTACTCGTCGCCAATGTTACGCATTGCCAGAAAAACTCGAATTAATTAAAGGCTATGTGATCGGTCATAAAGATGGATATGGCTGGGTTCGCCCGGATGGTAATACCAATAAAGACAACGATATTCTTTTACCTAATCATCAGATGAGAACCATCATTCATGGTGATTACGTCTTAGTGCAACCAACGGGAACGGATAAGCGCGGTAGAAAAGAGGGGCGTTTAGTTCGTGTATTAGAAGAGCGTAAAACTCAAATTGTCGGTCGTTTTTTCTTTGAACATGGTTACTCATATGTCGTACCTGATGATTCAAGAATCCACCAAGATATTTTAATTCCTAATGAGCAGCGTAGTGGTGCTCGTATGGGGAACGTGGTGGTGATTGAAATTACAGACCGAGGTTCTCGCAACCGAGGCATGATGGGTAATGTCGTGGAAGTGCTGGGCGAGAATATGGCGCCGGGGATGGAAACGCAAATTGCTATTCGTACCCACCAGATCCCTCACGTATGGCCAGACGACGTTGAAAAACAGGTGTCAGGCTTAGGGGAAGAAGTTCCGGAAGAAGCCAAGCAAGGCCGAGTCGATTTGCGTGCTTTGCCATTGGTTACCATCGATGGTGAAGATGCTCGTGACTTTGATGATGCCGTATTCTGTGAAGCTAAAAAAGGTGGTGGTTGGCGTCTCTGGGTTGCGATTGCCGATGTGAGCTACTACGTTCGCCCAGATACTGCTTTAGATAAAGAAGCGATTAACCGTGGTAACTCGGTATACTTCCCATCTCAAGTAGTTCCAATGCTGCCAGAAGTACTTTCAAATGGTTTATGTTCACTCAATCCACAAGTGGATCGCCTGTGCATGGTGTGTGAAATGACCATTTCAGAAAGTGGTAAGTTGTCGGGATATAAACATTATGAAGCGGTGATGAACTCACACGCTCGCTTAACCTACACCAAAGTTCACGAAATCTTGGAAGGTGATGAAGAGTTACGTGAACGCTATAGCGATTTAGTTCCTCATCTTGAAGAGCTGCATAAGATGTATCAAGTTCTGAAAGTGGCGCGTGAACAGCGTGGCGCGATTGAATTTGAAACGGTTGAAACCAAGTTCATTTTCACTCCTGAGCGTAAGATTGAAAGCATTGAGCCACTGATTCGTAATGATGCACATAAGCTTATCGAAGAGTGCATGATCATGGCGAACATTGCGTCAGCATCACTTGTTGAAAAAGCAAAAGAGCCAGCTCTATACCGTATTCACGAAACTCCGGGTGAAGAGCGTTTGATGGGTTTCAGAGATTTCCTTGGTGAATTGGGCTTAGAGTTATCGGGCGGATTAGAGCCATCTCCTACTGACTATGCTCATCTCATGCAGCAAATTGGCGATCGCCCAGATAAAGAGTTGATTCAAACTATGCTGCTACGCTCAATGAAGCAGGCAATATACAGCCCAGACAACGCTGGGCACTTTGGTTTGGCATTGAAGCGCTATGCTCACTTCACGTCGCCTATCCGTCGTTATCCAGACTTATTGCTTCATCGTGCGATTAAGTATCTGATTGCAAAACATGAAGGTCGTAACCAAGATCGTTGGACGCCAACAGGTGGTTACCACTATTCATTTGACGATATGAACTACTATGGTGAGCAGTGTTCAATGACGGAACGCCGCGCCGATGATGCAACTCGTGAAGTGTCAGATTGGCTCAAGTGTGAATACATGCAAGACCATGTCGGCGAAGAGCTAGAAGGTGTTATTGCTAACGTCACGGGTTTTGGTTTCTTTGTACGTTTGGCTGATCTCCATATTGATGGTTTGGTGCATATTTCTACGTTAGCTAATGACTACTATCGATTTGATCCGATAGGTCAAAGACTTATCGGCGAGTCGTTTGGTAATACCTACCGTCTTGGTGATTCAGTCAAAGTGAAAGTGCTGTCAGTCAACCTTGATGATAGACAAATTGACTTTGAAATCGTTGAAACAAGTCGTAAGCTACGCGGCGCTGGTAAGACTGCTAAGAAACGAGCGACAGAATCGAAAGCAAAAGCCAAAGGCAAAAAAGCGGCTGCAAATCTTGGTAGTAAAGCTGTACCCTTGATTGAACCAACTAAACGTCCAGAAGACGATAGTGGTAAGCAAAAAGACAAAACGAGTAAATCCGCTAAGGCTCGTAAACAGAAAGCTCGAGCTCAAGCTGGTAAAGCTAGAGCGAAAAAGAACAAATAGGTAACTCATGAGTAACGAATTAATTTATGGCATCCACGCAGTAAAAGCGGTGTTAGAGCGAGATCCTGCTCGCTTTGTGGAGGCTTATGTACTTAAAGGTCGTCAAGACGACCGACTACTACCTGTTCTCAATGAACTTGCACGCTTAGGCGTTTCAATTCAAGAAATGAACCGAAAAGTTCTTGATGACAAAGCACAAGGTGCTAATCACCAAGGTGTCATTGCTAAGGTAAAACCAGCAAGACAGCTTAACGAGCATGACTTAGAGTTGATTGTCGACCAAACAGAACAACCACTGTTTTTAGTACTAGATGGTGTAACTGACCCGCATAACTTAGGTGCGTGCTTGCGTAATGCAGATGCAGCTGGTGTGGCAGCGGTTATTGTCCCAAAGGACAAATCAGCGCCATTGACTGCTACAGTAAGCAAGGTAGCATGTGGTGCCGCAGAAACAGTACCGTTAGTTCGCGTGACTAACCTTGCTCGTACTATGCGTGCAATGCAAGAAAAGGGAGTGTGGTTTGTTGGCACTGCTGGTGAAGCAACTCATGATATCTACCAAAGCAAGCTTGTTGGGCCGTTGGCGATTGTGATGGGCGCAGAGGGTGACGGTATGCGCCGTCTAACTCGTGAAACATGTGATGACCTGATTAAGATTCCAATGGCTGGTTCAGTATCAAGTTTGAACGTATCGGTAGCTTCGGGCATCTGCCTATTTGAAGCGGTCCGCCAGCGTATTGCTGCTAAGTAATATCTTTACTCCTCCCCTCTTCGAGGGGAGGTTGGGTGGGGTTGTTTCCACTGTAGCGAATTAAGTTCCGTGGACTGTAACCCCCTCTAACTCCCCCTCATCTGAGGGGGAGAACTAAAAGCCCCAATTCTGCTAATCTTTTATATCCAATCGCTCAATTTTTCTCCGTTTATTTTTCAAACAGCACTTGCATGTGAAACTGTGATCTGTATAATGCAGCGCACTGGTTAAGCCAGTTGTGAACCAATGAGCAGCGAGGAGCTGATAAATCTGAGTTTTTATAAACTTAACGATTTGTCAGGTAATGTATACTCAGCTTATGTTCGCAGTTAATTAAAATTTAGCTCATAGTTATCTAGTTTAGATAACTGAGGTTAATCACCTAT includes:
- the rnr gene encoding ribonuclease R — its product is MSDSTHIDPFADREADNYENPIPSREFIIEFLTQANVPMNRNDLFEALNLTGEDQYEGLRRRLRAMERDGQLVFTRRQCYALPEKLELIKGYVIGHKDGYGWVRPDGNTNKDNDILLPNHQMRTIIHGDYVLVQPTGTDKRGRKEGRLVRVLEERKTQIVGRFFFEHGYSYVVPDDSRIHQDILIPNEQRSGARMGNVVVIEITDRGSRNRGMMGNVVEVLGENMAPGMETQIAIRTHQIPHVWPDDVEKQVSGLGEEVPEEAKQGRVDLRALPLVTIDGEDARDFDDAVFCEAKKGGGWRLWVAIADVSYYVRPDTALDKEAINRGNSVYFPSQVVPMLPEVLSNGLCSLNPQVDRLCMVCEMTISESGKLSGYKHYEAVMNSHARLTYTKVHEILEGDEELRERYSDLVPHLEELHKMYQVLKVAREQRGAIEFETVETKFIFTPERKIESIEPLIRNDAHKLIEECMIMANIASASLVEKAKEPALYRIHETPGEERLMGFRDFLGELGLELSGGLEPSPTDYAHLMQQIGDRPDKELIQTMLLRSMKQAIYSPDNAGHFGLALKRYAHFTSPIRRYPDLLLHRAIKYLIAKHEGRNQDRWTPTGGYHYSFDDMNYYGEQCSMTERRADDATREVSDWLKCEYMQDHVGEELEGVIANVTGFGFFVRLADLHIDGLVHISTLANDYYRFDPIGQRLIGESFGNTYRLGDSVKVKVLSVNLDDRQIDFEIVETSRKLRGAGKTAKKRATESKAKAKGKKAAANLGSKAVPLIEPTKRPEDDSGKQKDKTSKSAKARKQKARAQAGKARAKKNK
- the rlmB gene encoding 23S rRNA (guanosine(2251)-2'-O)-methyltransferase RlmB gives rise to the protein MSNELIYGIHAVKAVLERDPARFVEAYVLKGRQDDRLLPVLNELARLGVSIQEMNRKVLDDKAQGANHQGVIAKVKPARQLNEHDLELIVDQTEQPLFLVLDGVTDPHNLGACLRNADAAGVAAVIVPKDKSAPLTATVSKVACGAAETVPLVRVTNLARTMRAMQEKGVWFVGTAGEATHDIYQSKLVGPLAIVMGAEGDGMRRLTRETCDDLIKIPMAGSVSSLNVSVASGICLFEAVRQRIAAK